The Chitinibacter bivalviorum genomic interval CAACACCTGAACCGCGCAACATTGCACCAGTAAAACCAATTGCTTTTGCACGCTCAGCATCGACAACACCAATACCTACAGTACGCTGTTTCCAGATACGGTTATCGGTGAGCAGTGTTTCGTACTCATCAATGTAAGTTGGGAAGCGGTTTGTGAAGTCTTCGATAAAGTCGAGCAAGCTACCTTGGCGGTTCTTGTTCAAGTCTTTAATCGCAGCGGCATTTCGAACTTTAGAAGCCTGATACTGTGGCATTTCATCGGGCAGATCGCGATAAACGCCACCTGGACGATAGTAAGCCGCATGCATACGAGCACCTGATACAGCCTCATAGCAATCCATCAAATCTTCACGCTCACGGAAAGCGTACAAGAAGATTGTCATGGCCCCACAGTCCAGACCGTGCGCACCAATCCACATCAAGTGATTCAATACACGTGTGATTTCATCGAACATCACACGAATATACTGAGCACGAATAGGCACTTCCAAGCCGAGCAATTTTTCAATTGCCATGCAATAAGCATGCTCGTTTGACATCATCGATACGTAGTCAAGACGATCCATGTATGGCAATGATTGGATATACGTTTTGTGTTCAGCTAGTTTTTCAGTCGCGCGATGCAACAAACCGATATGCGGATCGGCACGTTCAACGACCTCACCATCCAACTCCAACACCAAGCGCAAAACGCCGTGCGCAGCAGGGTGCTGTGGACCAAAGTTTAAGGTGTAATTACGGATTTCAGCAGCCACCGTAGTTCTCCTCGCGAATAATGCGCGGTGTAATTTCACGCGGATCGATGGTTACAGGCTGGTAAACAACACGTGCTTGCTCTGGGTCATAACGCATTTCTACGTAACCCGATAGCGGGAAGTCTTTGCGGAAAGGATGACCAACAAAACCATAGTCAGTCAAAATGCGGCGCAAGTCTGGATGCCCTTGGAAAACGATACCAAACAGATCAAATGCTTCGCGTTCAAACCAGTTAATCGCAGGCCAAACATCAACCACTGAGTTAATCAGAGGGAAGGCATCATCCGTACAGAATACGCGAACCCGCAGGCGCACGTTGTGCTTATACGATAGCAAGTGGTAGACAACAGCAAAGCGCTGACCTTCCCACGCACCATCTTTGTATTCGCTATAGTCAACGCCACAGGCATCAACCAATTGCTCAAAATGCAAACTGGCGTCATCACGCAATTGCAAAGCCACTTCAGGCCAATGCACGGCAGGCACTTCGATTGTTACTTCGCCCAGCGCATTTTTCAGTGAAGCAATTTTTGCCTCACCCAAAACAGTGCGCAAGCTTTCAATCAGTGTTTCTAGCTTATTTGCCATGGCTCACCTCAAGAACGCGCGATAGAGTTGGTATGTTTGATTTTGTTTTGCAACTGTATCAAACCGTACAACAGCGCTTCAGCTGTCGGTGGACAGCCCGGCACATAAATATCGATTGGAACAATACGATCACAGCCACGAACTACTGAATACGAATAGTGATAATAACCACCGCCATTCGCACAGGAGCCCATTGAAATCGCCCAACGAGGCTCAGGCATTTGATCGTAAACCTTGCGCAATGCTGGCGCCATTTTGTTGCAGAGGGTACCCGCAACAATCATCAAATCGGATTGACGAGGTGACGGACGAAATACGATACCGAAACGATCCAAGTCGTAACGCGCCGCACCCGCATGCATCATCTCCACAGCACAGCAAGCCAAACCGAACGTCATTGGCCACAAAGAGCCAGTGCGTGTCCAGTTAACAACTGCATCAACCGTGGTGGTAACAAACCCTTTTTCGAGACTTTGAGCTTCCATTTATCTCACTCCCACTCCAGTGCACCCTTCATCCATTCGTAGACGAAGCCGACCACCAGAATGGCCAGGAATATCATCATCGATACAAAGCCGAACATACCCAATTCTTTGAGCACAACAGCCCAAGGAACCAAAAACGCGACTTCCAAATCGAACAGAATAAACAGAATCGCCACCAAGTAATAACGCACATCAAACTGCATACGCGCATCTTCGAATGCTTCAAATCCGCACTCGTAAGGTGATAATTTTGCCGAATCTGGCCGAACCGTTCCCAAGACCTTACCAATCCCGAAGCCGAGCACCAACGGAGCAACGCCCACTAGCAAACCAACAAACAGGAAAAGCAGGATGGGGAAATAGTCTTGCAGCATGAAAATCCCCAGTTCAGAAGTAATACAAAAAGACAGAATAGCAGCATTAGTTACTGCTTTTTTTTATATAAATAACTTGAGCAAGCCAACGCCAAGCTAGATATTACTTATAAGCCCACATCGAGATGTAGGCTTAAATTTAAACACTTCACAATCAATCAGGTATTTTTTGACCTGCAGCCTGAGAAGCGGCTGCAGCAGGCTTAGCACCAGACATAACACCCAGATCGTTTTTGTGAGACTTCGGCGCGGTCAACAACACCAAAGCCATAGAAGAAATAAAAAACACTGCGGCACAAACAGCAGTTGATCGACTCAAAAAGTTCGCAGATCCTGACGAACCAAAGACACTGCCAGCAGAGCCACTACCAAACGCGGCGCCCATATCAGCACCTTTACCATGCTGCATCAACACCAAAACAATCACCGCCAAGGCAGCAATCACATTCAAGATCAGCACTAAACTAGTAATAAAGTCCATTTTTTCCCATTCCTATGGCGGCGTGAATTGTACCAATCAGCGTGCCGCTTTGCAAATCTCGACAAATTCGAAGGCCGAGAGCGCTGCACCGCCCACCAAAACACCATCCACATGATCAACCGCTAAAATTTCAGCAGCGTTACCAGACTTCACACTTCCGCCATACAGCACCTTAACCCGTTCATCAAGATGCTCTTTGATCAACACATGCATGGGTGAAATTTGCGCACCTGAAGCTACAACACCACTACCTACCGCCCACGAAGGCTCATAAGCCACCGCAAACAATCCTATTGGCAAACCGCGCAACACTTCGAGCTGCGTAGCCACCACCTTTTCTGCATTACCTTGGCGACGCTCCTCTGCGGATTCACCAACACAATACACGCCAAACAAGCCTGCATCGAGCACAGAGCGCAGTTTTACTCCAGCCTGCTCGGTGGTTTCACCAAACAATCGCCGACGCTCAGAATGCCCTACAATTACCATTTCACAGCCCACATCCGCCAACATCCCCGAGGAAACCTCCCCAGTATATGGCCCTATATGGTATTGGCTAACGTCTTGAGCGCCACACTGCACATGGGTATGCTGCAAAATCTGCTTTGCCAACATAATATAAGGCGTCGGCACGCAGACACCCACATTTGCATCCAGTTTTGCCTGGGCCACCTCACCGAGCACCGACTTTAGCTGCCCGATACTGCCGTGCAACTTCCAATTACCGATCACCATCTGCTTGGCCATGCACAACACTCCTACGCAAACTTAGGGCGTGATGGTAACAACCCCAGCAATAGACCGTCAAACCTTGTTTTAACTATTGAATCGGGACGGAAAATAAAGTTGTAATATTTCCGAAACATTGATCATTTACGATGCGTCCTATCGAATTAACTCACAGATTTATTTTGGAGATTTTTAGCATGACTTTGGCTCGTAAATTGATCGTTAGCGCTGGCTTGTTGGCAGGCCTCTTTACTCATGCAATCGCAGCGGACATCACTGGCGCTGGCGCAACATTTCCATACCCACTGTATGCTAAATGGGCCGAGCAGTACAAAGCTAAAACTGGCATTGGCTTAAATTACCAATCCATCGGTTCAGGTGGCGGCATCAAGCAGATCCAAGCTAAAACTGTTGATTTCGGTGCATCAGATATGCCGCTGAAACCTGAAGAGCTGGATAAATCAGGCTTATTGCAATTCCCAACTGTAGTGGGTGGCGTTGTTCCTGTAATCAACGTTCCTGGCGTTAAACCTGGTCAAGTTAAACTTAGCAACCAAGTATTAGCTGACATCTACTTGGGTAAAATCAAAAAATGGAATGACCCCGCTTTGACTGCTTTGAATGCTGGCGTTGCTTTGCCGGATCAAAACATCACTGTAGTTCGTCGTTCAGATGGCTCAGGTACTACATTCTTGTTCACTGACTACTTGTCTAAAGTATCTCCAGAGTGGAAAGAAAAAGTAGGCTCTAACACCTCAGTTCAATGGCCAGCGGGCGTGGGCGGTAAAGGCAATGAAGGTGTTGCCAACTACGTTCAGCGCATTAAAGGCTCGATCGGCTACGTAGAGTTCGCTTATGCGAAACAAAACAAGATGATTCACACTCAATTGCAAAACAAAGAAGGTGCAATGGTTGAACCGTCTGAAGAATCATTCAAAGCCGCTGCTGCTGGCGCAGATTGGAAATCAGCTCCAGGCATGTATCTGGTGATGACAAATGCACCAGGCAAAACTTCATGGCCAATTGCTAGTGCCACATTCATTTTGATGTACAAAAAGCAAGACAATGCTAAACAAGCGGCTGAAGTATTGAAGTTCTTCGATTGGGCTTACGCTAACGGCGATGCAACAGCACTTGATCTTGACTACATCCCAATGCCTGATTCAGTGGTTAACATGATCAAAGCAAACTGGACTGCACAAATCACCGACGGTGCAAACAAGATTTGGAAATAATGCTGACAGCCATGCGATAATTCGCCCGCGAACAAATCGTCTGGCCATTACACCCAACCAGTTCAACGACTGGTTGGGTGTTTACATGTTGTAGCCGTGCAGTGGAGAACTTTTGATGTCCGAACTAAATAAGCGAATGAAAATTCAGCGCCTTCAAGACGCTATTTTTGTTGGCACCACCCGCTTTTTTGCATTTTTTGTACTCGCCGTTTTAAGCGGCATCATCATATCGCTCATATATGGCGCGTTACCTAGCATCAAAGCATTTGGTTTCGGCTTTATTACCTCCAGCGACTGGAACCCTGTAACCGAACAATTCGGTGCTTGGCCTTCTATTCGCGGTACATTGATGTCGTCATTTATCGCCCTGCTCTTTGCAGTGCCAATCTCATTTGGTATTGCTATTTTCTTAACTGAGCTCTCTCCGGTCTGGCTGCGTCGCCCATTGGGTGTCGCGATTGAATTGCTTGCCGGTGTTCCATCAATTATTTATGGCATGTGGGGTTTGTTCGTTTTCGCGCCGTTGTTTGCCGATCATGTTCAGCCTTGGCTGACATCTGCAACCGCTGGCATTCCATTTCTTGGCACGCTGTTTGATGGCCCGCCGATGGGTATTGGCATGTTCACCGCCTCTTTGATTTTGGCCATCATGGTAATTCCTTTTATTTCATCCGTGATGCGTGATGTCTTTGAAGTGGTTCCTCCAATGCTGAAAGAATCAGCATATGGCCTAGGCTCAACCACTTGGGAGGTCGTTTGGAACGTCGTGGTTCCATACACCAAAAACGGGATTGTCGGCGGTGTCATGCTCGGGCTCGGTCGCGCACTTGGTGAAACAATGGCCGTGACTTTTGTGATCGGTAATGCTCAACAAATCATGCCTTCGCTGTTCGAGCCTGCAACGACGATTTCTGCCACATTGGCTAATGAATTCACCGAAGCGCACGGCGAACTTTACACCTCATCGTTGATTGAGCTGGGGCTCTTGTTGTTTGTGATCACCTTTTTCGTATTGGTTCTGTCCAAACTCTTGCTGTTGCAATTGCAACGCAATGAAGGCGCTCACTCCTAAGGAATGATCATGAATTTGTATGCACGTCGTCGTTTAATTAATTTCATCAGCCTGAGCATTTCGATGCTCGCCATGGCTTTTGGCTTGTTCTGGCTATTCTGGATTTTGCACACCCTGTTTAGCAATGGCATTCCAGGCCTAGGCCTAGACCTATTTACCAAAACCACACCCGCGCCGGGTAGCGCC includes:
- a CDS encoding NADH-quinone oxidoreductase subunit D, producing the protein MAAEIRNYTLNFGPQHPAAHGVLRLVLELDGEVVERADPHIGLLHRATEKLAEHKTYIQSLPYMDRLDYVSMMSNEHAYCMAIEKLLGLEVPIRAQYIRVMFDEITRVLNHLMWIGAHGLDCGAMTIFLYAFREREDLMDCYEAVSGARMHAAYYRPGGVYRDLPDEMPQYQASKVRNAAAIKDLNKNRQGSLLDFIEDFTNRFPTYIDEYETLLTDNRIWKQRTVGIGVVDAERAKAIGFTGAMLRGSGVEWDLRKTQPYEVYDQLDFDIPVGKTGDCYDRYLVRVEEMRQSNSLIKQCVAWLKANPGPVITDNHKVAPPSREAMKENMEELIHHFKLFTEGMHVPEGEAYAAVEHPKGEFGIYMISDGANKPYRLKIRAPGYVHLSALDEMARGHMISDVVAIIGTQDIVFGEIDR
- a CDS encoding NADH-quinone oxidoreductase subunit C encodes the protein MANKLETLIESLRTVLGEAKIASLKNALGEVTIEVPAVHWPEVALQLRDDASLHFEQLVDACGVDYSEYKDGAWEGQRFAVVYHLLSYKHNVRLRVRVFCTDDAFPLINSVVDVWPAINWFEREAFDLFGIVFQGHPDLRRILTDYGFVGHPFRKDFPLSGYVEMRYDPEQARVVYQPVTIDPREITPRIIREENYGGC
- a CDS encoding NuoB/complex I 20 kDa subunit family protein; protein product: MEAQSLEKGFVTTTVDAVVNWTRTGSLWPMTFGLACCAVEMMHAGAARYDLDRFGIVFRPSPRQSDLMIVAGTLCNKMAPALRKVYDQMPEPRWAISMGSCANGGGYYHYSYSVVRGCDRIVPIDIYVPGCPPTAEALLYGLIQLQNKIKHTNSIARS
- the ndhC gene encoding NADH-quinone oxidoreductase subunit A, giving the protein MLQDYFPILLFLFVGLLVGVAPLVLGFGIGKVLGTVRPDSAKLSPYECGFEAFEDARMQFDVRYYLVAILFILFDLEVAFLVPWAVVLKELGMFGFVSMMIFLAILVVGFVYEWMKGALEWE
- the secG gene encoding preprotein translocase subunit SecG, whose product is MDFITSLVLILNVIAALAVIVLVLMQHGKGADMGAAFGSGSAGSVFGSSGSANFLSRSTAVCAAVFFISSMALVLLTAPKSHKNDLGVMSGAKPAAAASQAAGQKIPD
- the tpiA gene encoding triose-phosphate isomerase, with product MAKQMVIGNWKLHGSIGQLKSVLGEVAQAKLDANVGVCVPTPYIMLAKQILQHTHVQCGAQDVSQYHIGPYTGEVSSGMLADVGCEMVIVGHSERRRLFGETTEQAGVKLRSVLDAGLFGVYCVGESAEERRQGNAEKVVATQLEVLRGLPIGLFAVAYEPSWAVGSGVVASGAQISPMHVLIKEHLDERVKVLYGGSVKSGNAAEILAVDHVDGVLVGGAALSAFEFVEICKAAR
- the pstS gene encoding phosphate ABC transporter substrate-binding protein PstS; translated protein: MTLARKLIVSAGLLAGLFTHAIAADITGAGATFPYPLYAKWAEQYKAKTGIGLNYQSIGSGGGIKQIQAKTVDFGASDMPLKPEELDKSGLLQFPTVVGGVVPVINVPGVKPGQVKLSNQVLADIYLGKIKKWNDPALTALNAGVALPDQNITVVRRSDGSGTTFLFTDYLSKVSPEWKEKVGSNTSVQWPAGVGGKGNEGVANYVQRIKGSIGYVEFAYAKQNKMIHTQLQNKEGAMVEPSEESFKAAAAGADWKSAPGMYLVMTNAPGKTSWPIASATFILMYKKQDNAKQAAEVLKFFDWAYANGDATALDLDYIPMPDSVVNMIKANWTAQITDGANKIWK
- the pstC gene encoding phosphate ABC transporter permease subunit PstC — translated: MSELNKRMKIQRLQDAIFVGTTRFFAFFVLAVLSGIIISLIYGALPSIKAFGFGFITSSDWNPVTEQFGAWPSIRGTLMSSFIALLFAVPISFGIAIFLTELSPVWLRRPLGVAIELLAGVPSIIYGMWGLFVFAPLFADHVQPWLTSATAGIPFLGTLFDGPPMGIGMFTASLILAIMVIPFISSVMRDVFEVVPPMLKESAYGLGSTTWEVVWNVVVPYTKNGIVGGVMLGLGRALGETMAVTFVIGNAQQIMPSLFEPATTISATLANEFTEAHGELYTSSLIELGLLLFVITFFVLVLSKLLLLQLQRNEGAHS